A section of the Clostridium omnivorum genome encodes:
- the orr gene encoding ornithine racemase Orr: MKREYPCVEVNLGKITHNTREIVKLCSTKGIHVVGVTKVFCAKKPVVKAMLNGGLEIVGDSRIENLKRLEEFKCRKLLLRIPMESHAAEVVKYSDISLNSEIETIKRLSKAAKRASKIHNVILMIDMGDLREGVLERDVIDLVKEIISLENIKLAGIGTNLTCYGGVIPDGNNLGKLVMIKKEIKDKIGYEIPIVSGGNSSSLYAVMNGTIPDGINQLRIGEAIVLGRETSFGKDVPGCYKDSFTLKGEIIEIKEKPSVPIGTIGMDAFGQTPHFEDRGIIKRAIVALGRQDIVSEGLTPLDKQVNILGASSDHLLLDITNSCNLYKVGDIVDFNMDYGCLLRAMTSPYVKKYYVD; encoded by the coding sequence ATGAAAAGAGAATATCCATGTGTTGAAGTAAATTTAGGAAAAATTACTCATAATACTAGAGAAATTGTAAAGCTATGCAGTACAAAAGGTATACATGTGGTAGGTGTAACCAAAGTGTTTTGTGCAAAAAAGCCTGTAGTAAAGGCTATGTTAAATGGTGGGCTTGAAATTGTAGGAGATTCAAGAATTGAAAATCTCAAAAGACTTGAGGAATTTAAATGCAGAAAACTGCTGCTTAGAATTCCAATGGAAAGCCATGCAGCAGAGGTAGTAAAATACTCTGATATAAGCCTTAATTCTGAGATTGAGACAATAAAAAGATTGTCCAAAGCTGCAAAGAGAGCGAGCAAAATTCATAATGTTATATTAATGATAGATATGGGGGATTTAAGAGAAGGTGTATTAGAGAGAGATGTAATTGATTTAGTTAAGGAAATAATATCTCTTGAAAATATTAAATTAGCAGGTATAGGAACAAATCTTACTTGCTATGGTGGGGTTATACCTGATGGGAATAATCTTGGAAAACTTGTTATGATAAAAAAAGAAATAAAAGATAAAATAGGGTATGAAATTCCAATTGTATCAGGAGGAAATTCCAGCAGTCTTTATGCTGTAATGAATGGAACTATACCTGATGGCATTAATCAGCTTAGAATTGGTGAAGCAATAGTTCTTGGCAGGGAAACTTCTTTTGGAAAGGATGTACCTGGATGCTATAAGGATAGTTTTACCTTAAAGGGCGAAATAATTGAAATTAAGGAAAAACCATCTGTACCTATTGGAACCATTGGTATGGATGCATTTGGTCAAACGCCTCACTTTGAGGATAGAGGTATAATTAAAAGAGCTATTGTAGCTTTAGGTAGGCAGGACATTGTATCTGAGGGATTAACACCACTAGATAAGCAAGTAAATATACTTGGAGCTAGCAGCGATCATTTGCTGCTAGATATTACTAACAGCTGTAATCTTTATAAAGTTGGCGATATAGTAGATTTTAATATGGACTATGGATGCTTACTTAGAGCTATGACTTCGCCTTATGTTAAAAAATATTATGTGGATTAA
- a CDS encoding GlmL-related ornithine degradation protein, producing the protein MQVDYIITEVGSTTTVATAFIIKSNEVKIVAQGKSYTTVMDGDVTIGLRKSIEDIENQIGEKLTYKKMLSTSSAAGGLKITVHGLVEDMTVKAAREAALGAGGNIKLVTAGKLRRSDIKKIREINPNLIMIAGGTDFGERDTALYNAEVLSKENLNKPFVYCGNKANIDDMEEIFRGQELYIVDNVYPRIDELNVEPARYVIQQAFENNIIKAPGMNKIKEMVNGTIMPTPGAVMESTKLLYELIGDVVVLDVGGATTDVHSVTEGSSEVLDILVSPEPKAKRTVEGDLGVYVNSENIINLLDTRDLKGLDKEYIKSNIRAIPETEEEINCSLILTKKAVEVAVNRHVGYLKRIYGDSKKVIAYGKDLSKVKYIVGTGGALTRLPEGRDILGSIRYTKEDLTMLPRGKARILLDNMYIMASAGVLSKEDKEAAVMLLKQSLGI; encoded by the coding sequence ATGCAAGTAGATTATATTATTACTGAGGTAGGAAGTACAACCACTGTTGCCACAGCTTTTATCATAAAATCAAATGAAGTTAAAATTGTTGCTCAAGGAAAGAGTTATACTACAGTTATGGATGGTGATGTAACAATTGGACTTAGAAAAAGCATTGAGGATATAGAAAATCAAATTGGAGAGAAGCTAACTTATAAAAAAATGCTTTCCACAAGCAGTGCAGCAGGAGGGCTTAAGATAACCGTCCATGGACTGGTGGAAGATATGACAGTGAAGGCAGCAAGGGAAGCAGCATTAGGAGCAGGCGGAAATATTAAGCTAGTTACAGCTGGAAAACTAAGAAGAAGCGACATTAAAAAAATAAGAGAAATAAATCCCAATCTAATAATGATTGCTGGAGGCACTGACTTTGGCGAAAGGGATACAGCACTATATAATGCCGAAGTTTTAAGTAAAGAAAACCTTAATAAGCCTTTTGTATACTGTGGTAATAAAGCCAATATAGATGATATGGAGGAAATATTTCGAGGTCAAGAACTTTATATAGTTGATAATGTATATCCGAGAATTGATGAACTGAATGTAGAACCTGCCAGATATGTTATTCAGCAGGCTTTTGAAAACAATATTATTAAAGCACCTGGGATGAACAAAATAAAGGAAATGGTAAATGGAACTATAATGCCCACACCTGGAGCAGTAATGGAAAGTACAAAGTTGCTATATGAACTTATTGGAGATGTGGTAGTTCTCGACGTTGGTGGAGCTACTACAGATGTTCATTCAGTAACCGAAGGAAGTTCAGAGGTTTTAGACATACTTGTAAGCCCTGAACCTAAAGCTAAGAGAACTGTAGAGGGTGATTTAGGGGTTTATGTTAACAGCGAAAATATCATAAATCTTTTAGATACAAGGGATTTAAAAGGTTTAGATAAAGAATATATAAAAAGTAATATAAGGGCCATACCAGAAACCGAGGAAGAAATAAATTGCAGTCTTATACTTACTAAAAAGGCTGTTGAGGTGGCTGTAAATAGACATGTAGGTTATTTAAAGAGAATATACGGAGATTCAAAGAAGGTTATAGCCTATGGTAAGGATTTATCCAAAGTAAAATATATAGTAGGCACTGGAGGTGCACTGACAAGGCTGCCAGAGGGCAGAGATATATTGGGAAGTATTCGCTATACTAAAGAAGATTTAACTATGCTGCCTAGGGGAAAGGCTCGAATTCTTTTGGACAACATGTATATAATGGCTAGCGCTGGTGTGTTAAGCAAAGAGGATAAGGAAGCGGCAGTTATGCTTTTAAAACAGAGTTTAGGAATTTAG